DNA sequence from the Candidatus Limnocylindrales bacterium genome:
CAGCCGCGCCTCGGCGCCGGTGGCAAAGGCCGCCTGGTGGATGCGGCAGATGGCCTCGAGATCGCCGGCAGTTGCGGGACGGACGCGGTGCATGAAGCTCCTTCTGGTTGCGCCTGCCGCGCCGCGCCACGATGCGTCGTCTCGGGGCGAAAGCCTCAGCTCTTCCTGGAACTGCGCTTCTTGCCGGCGCGCTTCTTGGTCGCGCGCTTCTTGCCGCCCCGCTTCTTCGACGCCTTTTTCTTGGAAGCCTTCTTCTTGGACGCCTTCTTGGCCGTACCCTTCTTGGAGCTGCGCTTCTTCGCCGCTGCCTTGCCGCCTTTGCGGCCGCCCTTGCGCGCGGGCTCCTTGTTCTCGGGCATGCCGCGTCCGGAGCCGGACTTCTTGCCGCCACCGCTGGTCTTGTTGACCGTGGCCCACGCCCTGGCGGCGGCTTCCTTCTCCGACACGCCGCGCTCCTCGTAGCCCTCTTCGATGTGCTCGGCCTGACGCTTCTGCTTGTCCGTGTAGGCTTTCTTGCTTCCTCTCGGCATCGCATGGCCTCCTTGGATTCCGATGAAGTGAGCGGGGCCATGCATAGCACAGTTTTCGTTACCCGCATTGCTCCTTGCGGCTCTTTTTGAGGATGGCCTCGAGATCGAGCCGGTCCGAGGGCGTGGTGTCGGCCTTCAGGACCTTACGGATCTGCTGCAGCGCGTGCTCGTTCTCGCGCGGACTGTTCGAGATGGTGCAGTCTTCCGGCACATACAGCTCGAAGTCCCGCATGTAGGCGTCGTTGGCCGTGAACAGGATGCAGATGTTGCCGGCGATCCCCGTCATGATCAGCGAGCGCGCGCCGATATAGGCCAGCAGCGTATCCAGCGTCGTTGCGTAGAAGGCCGAGTGCTTGGGCTTGAGCACGAAGTAGTCGTCTTCCTCGGGCTCCAGGATGCGGGCCAGCGGCGCGCCGGTCACACCGTCCTGCAGGCAGTGCTCGACCACCTTGCGGAAGTCGGACTGCCAGCGGCCAAAGTTGTCGTTGGCATAGATGGCCGGAATGCCCAGCGCCTTGGCGCGCCGCTTGAGCGCCGCAATGCGGTGCGCCATCGGGATCGCCGCCTCCATCAG
Encoded proteins:
- a CDS encoding isochorismatase family cysteine hydrolase, producing MPARNPDLHGSAPESCPVALLLIDVINAMDFDTGPALMEAAIPMAHRIAALKRRAKALGIPAIYANDNFGRWQSDFRKVVEHCLQDGVTGAPLARILEPEEDDYFVLKPKHSAFYATTLDTLLAYIGARSLIMTGIAGNICILFTANDAYMRDFELYVPEDCTISNSPRENEHALQQIRKVLKADTTPSDRLDLEAILKKSRKEQCG